A genomic segment from Anticarsia gemmatalis isolate Benzon Research Colony breed Stoneville strain chromosome 12, ilAntGemm2 primary, whole genome shotgun sequence encodes:
- the lin-52 gene encoding DREAM core complex component lin-52, whose translation MAAKQNPIVQDEQTTSDDIPLTSLEESLFSSEKLDRASPELWPEQIPGVSEFAPLPNSNLSPPSWNRGVTKEDYNYMQQLGSLSTSGLIMEVKKLHDLAYQLGLEEAKEMTRGKYLNIFSSRRQR comes from the exons ATGGCCGCGAAACAAAATCCTATTGTTCAAGATg AACAAACAACATCTGACGATATTCCATTGACGTCGTTGGAGGAAAGCCTATTCAGCTCTGAGAAACTAGATCGTGCTTCTCCAGAATTATGGCCTGAACAAA TTCCGGGAGTATCGGAATTTGCGCCACTGCCGAATAGCAACCTGTCTCCACCGTCATGGAACAGAGGGGTCACCAAagaagattataattatatgcagC AGTTGGGATCATTATCTACAAGTGGTTTGATCATGGAGGTCAAGAAACTGCATGATTTAGCATATCAGCTCGGCCTTGAAGAAGCTAAGGAAATGACAAGAgggaaatatttgaatatattttccTCAAGGAGACAGCGATAG
- the LOC142976977 gene encoding putative cytochrome P450 301a1, mitochondrial isoform X1, giving the protein MLLNQLRYIQPYIKLGLANSQKRYSEKVMTKCVKEMNMLEHEQEEKSGPVAVTMTNKDSIITREVLPAARVVPFVLSNKEPVVLPFDDVPGPKSLKYISTCRKYISDFGTQLTAGALTLGLNIDITGTYLNTKKPLKNLSALFDEYGPVVRFVSPVGNDIVLINHPDHIQKVYTMEGDYPARSTLDSLEKYRSEHRNHTYGLYTVQGQAWSRQRSVVVAPLDQSVAHHLIGIDDVCKTFTQKIYNCRNYQDELAKDLYKELHKWSFDCMGLILFSKKFTMLETDLVYSQCDMSWLYHSLEKATEAIIKCESGLHLWKLFPTPTWASLVKYCDSLDGLIGKHVLEAEQSIALKRDSRDMMTELCKSSLIHSMLMCQEKMRAEDIATIIMDMLLIGVNTITSSMSFLLYYLAKFQRSQKILYKEVRDIETNLNISNIKQLTAHTPYLQACIKETLRLVPPIPVLTRILPKNITLDRYNIPRGTVIIMSTQDASLKEGNYNDATVFTPERWLKDDAKEYHAFASIPFGSGTRKCLGQNIAETMLSLLAIRIVQKYKLEYHYGDIHSTRNFISRPNKALKIRFVDRP; this is encoded by the exons ATGTTACTAAATCAGTTGCGATATATTCAGCCGTATATAAAACTAGGCTTAGCTAATAGCCAGAAACGTTATTCTGAAAAAGTCATGACAAAATGCGTAAAGGAAATGAATATGCTTGAACATGAGCAGGAAGAAAAGTCCGGGCCTGTCGCTGTGACTATGACCAACAAAGATTCCATAATAACAAGGGAAGTACTGCCCGCTGCGAGGGTAGTGCCATTTGTGTTGTCAAATAAAGAACCTGTTGTATTGCCATTTGACGATGTACCCGGACCAAAgtctttgaaatatatttcgACTTGCCGGAAATATATTTCTGACTTTGGCACTCAACTGACTGCGGGTGCCCTCACACTAGGTCTAAACATCG ATATTACAGGTACATATTTGAACACCAAAAAACCGTTGAAGAACCTATCTGCCCTATTTGACGAGTATGGTCCAGTCGTTCGTTTCGTCAGCCCCGTTGGAAATGACATAGTCCTGATAAACCACCCGGACCATATCCAAAAAGTATACACTATGGAGGGGGACTACCCGGCCAGGTCGACGCTGGACTCCTTGGAGAAATATAGATCAGAGCACAGGAATCATACTTACGGATTGTACACTGT CCAAGGTCAAGCTTGGAGTCGCCAAAGGTCAGTAGTGGTTGCTCCGTTAGACCAGTCAGTTGCCCACCACCTGATCGGCATCGACGACGTATGCAAAACCTTTACGCAGAAGATATACAACTGTAGGAACTATCAAGACGAACTAGCTAAAGATCTTTACAAGGAGCTTCATAAGTGGTCCTTTGATTGTATGG gacTAATCCTTTTCTCAAAGAAGTTCACCATGCTGGAAACGGACCTCGTGTACAGCCAATGCGACATGTCATGGTTGTACCATAGCTTGGAGAAGGCCACCGAAGCGATCATCAAGTGCGAGTCAGGCCTGCATTTGTGGAAGTTGTTCCCTACGCCCACTTGGGCATCTCTTGTTAAATACTGCGACAGCTTGGACGG CTTGATTGGTAAGCATGTACTGGAAGCAGAACAATCTATTGCCCTGAAAAGAGATAGCCGAGACATGATGACCGAATTGT gTAAAAGTTCTTTGATCCATTCTATGTTAATGTGTCAAGAAAAAATGAGAGCTGAAGACATTGCCACGATCATTATGGACATGCTTCTTATTGGCGTAAACACC ATAACTTCGTCAATGTCTTTCTTGTTATACTACTTGGCGAAATTCCAAAGGTCGCAGAAGATACTATACAAGGAAGTACGCGATATAGAAACGAATTTGaacatttctaatataaaacagttaacTGCACATACTCCTTACCTGCAAGCCTGTATAAAGGAAACATTGAG ACTAGTACCACCAATACCAGTGTTGACAAGAATCCTAccgaaaaatattactttagatAGATACAA tATTCCGCGTGGCACTGTAATAATCATGTCAACACAAGATGCATCTCTCAAAGAAGGTAACTACAATGATGCTACAGTGTTCACGCCAGAAAGATGGCTGAAGGATGATGCTAAGGAATACCATGCATTTGCTTCTATTCCATTTGGTTCTGGAACCAGAAAGTGTTTGGGACAGAATATTGCTGAAACTATGTTGTCACTTCTAGCAATAAGA ATTGTGCAGAAATATAAGCTTGAATACCACTATGGTGATATCCATTCAACAAGGAACTTCATATCTAGACCTAACAAAGCATTGAAAATAAGATTTGTAGACAGACCTTGA
- the LOC142976977 gene encoding putative cytochrome P450 301a1, mitochondrial isoform X2 produces the protein MLLNQLRYIQPYIKLGLANSQKRYSEKVMTKCVKEMNMLEHEQEEKSGPVAVTMTNKDSIITREVLPAARVVPFVLSNKEPVVLPFDDVPGPKSLKYISTCRKYISDFGTQLTAGALTLGLNIGTYLNTKKPLKNLSALFDEYGPVVRFVSPVGNDIVLINHPDHIQKVYTMEGDYPARSTLDSLEKYRSEHRNHTYGLYTVQGQAWSRQRSVVVAPLDQSVAHHLIGIDDVCKTFTQKIYNCRNYQDELAKDLYKELHKWSFDCMGLILFSKKFTMLETDLVYSQCDMSWLYHSLEKATEAIIKCESGLHLWKLFPTPTWASLVKYCDSLDGLIGKHVLEAEQSIALKRDSRDMMTELCKSSLIHSMLMCQEKMRAEDIATIIMDMLLIGVNTITSSMSFLLYYLAKFQRSQKILYKEVRDIETNLNISNIKQLTAHTPYLQACIKETLRLVPPIPVLTRILPKNITLDRYNIPRGTVIIMSTQDASLKEGNYNDATVFTPERWLKDDAKEYHAFASIPFGSGTRKCLGQNIAETMLSLLAIRIVQKYKLEYHYGDIHSTRNFISRPNKALKIRFVDRP, from the exons ATGTTACTAAATCAGTTGCGATATATTCAGCCGTATATAAAACTAGGCTTAGCTAATAGCCAGAAACGTTATTCTGAAAAAGTCATGACAAAATGCGTAAAGGAAATGAATATGCTTGAACATGAGCAGGAAGAAAAGTCCGGGCCTGTCGCTGTGACTATGACCAACAAAGATTCCATAATAACAAGGGAAGTACTGCCCGCTGCGAGGGTAGTGCCATTTGTGTTGTCAAATAAAGAACCTGTTGTATTGCCATTTGACGATGTACCCGGACCAAAgtctttgaaatatatttcgACTTGCCGGAAATATATTTCTGACTTTGGCACTCAACTGACTGCGGGTGCCCTCACACTAGGTCTAAACATCG GTACATATTTGAACACCAAAAAACCGTTGAAGAACCTATCTGCCCTATTTGACGAGTATGGTCCAGTCGTTCGTTTCGTCAGCCCCGTTGGAAATGACATAGTCCTGATAAACCACCCGGACCATATCCAAAAAGTATACACTATGGAGGGGGACTACCCGGCCAGGTCGACGCTGGACTCCTTGGAGAAATATAGATCAGAGCACAGGAATCATACTTACGGATTGTACACTGT CCAAGGTCAAGCTTGGAGTCGCCAAAGGTCAGTAGTGGTTGCTCCGTTAGACCAGTCAGTTGCCCACCACCTGATCGGCATCGACGACGTATGCAAAACCTTTACGCAGAAGATATACAACTGTAGGAACTATCAAGACGAACTAGCTAAAGATCTTTACAAGGAGCTTCATAAGTGGTCCTTTGATTGTATGG gacTAATCCTTTTCTCAAAGAAGTTCACCATGCTGGAAACGGACCTCGTGTACAGCCAATGCGACATGTCATGGTTGTACCATAGCTTGGAGAAGGCCACCGAAGCGATCATCAAGTGCGAGTCAGGCCTGCATTTGTGGAAGTTGTTCCCTACGCCCACTTGGGCATCTCTTGTTAAATACTGCGACAGCTTGGACGG CTTGATTGGTAAGCATGTACTGGAAGCAGAACAATCTATTGCCCTGAAAAGAGATAGCCGAGACATGATGACCGAATTGT gTAAAAGTTCTTTGATCCATTCTATGTTAATGTGTCAAGAAAAAATGAGAGCTGAAGACATTGCCACGATCATTATGGACATGCTTCTTATTGGCGTAAACACC ATAACTTCGTCAATGTCTTTCTTGTTATACTACTTGGCGAAATTCCAAAGGTCGCAGAAGATACTATACAAGGAAGTACGCGATATAGAAACGAATTTGaacatttctaatataaaacagttaacTGCACATACTCCTTACCTGCAAGCCTGTATAAAGGAAACATTGAG ACTAGTACCACCAATACCAGTGTTGACAAGAATCCTAccgaaaaatattactttagatAGATACAA tATTCCGCGTGGCACTGTAATAATCATGTCAACACAAGATGCATCTCTCAAAGAAGGTAACTACAATGATGCTACAGTGTTCACGCCAGAAAGATGGCTGAAGGATGATGCTAAGGAATACCATGCATTTGCTTCTATTCCATTTGGTTCTGGAACCAGAAAGTGTTTGGGACAGAATATTGCTGAAACTATGTTGTCACTTCTAGCAATAAGA ATTGTGCAGAAATATAAGCTTGAATACCACTATGGTGATATCCATTCAACAAGGAACTTCATATCTAGACCTAACAAAGCATTGAAAATAAGATTTGTAGACAGACCTTGA
- the san gene encoding putative N-acetyltransferase san, whose product MTRAKIELGDVTPHNIKQLKKLNTVVFPVSYNDKFYKDVLEAGELAKLAYYNDIVVGAVCCRIDTSENSRRLYIMTLGCLYPYRRLGIGTLMVEHVLKFVEQDGNFDSIFLHVQVNNEGAIDFYKRFGFEIVETKEHYYKRIEPADAHVLQKTIRVPQPSAPLLNGTVPHAKTNGHD is encoded by the exons ATGACTAG AGCTAAAATAGAACTTGGCGACGTGACcccacataatataaaacagcTGAAGAAGCTAAACACAGTGGTATTCCCGGTGTCTTACAACGACAAATTCTACAAAGATGTTTTGGAAGCTGGTGAACTGGCCAAGTTAGCATATTATAACGATATTGTGGTGGGAGCTGTGTGCTGTAGAATAGACACGTCGGAGAACTCTCGAAGACTCTACATTATGACCTTGGGATGCTTGTACCCATACAGAAGACTGGGCATTGGTACATTAATGGTGGAACATGTGCTCAAGTTTGTTGAACAGGATGGCAATTTTGACAGCATTTTCTT GCACGTCCAAGTCAATAATGAGGGTGCAATAGACTTTTATAAGAGATTTGGCTTTGAGATCGTTGAGACTAAAGAGCATTACTACAAGAGGATAGAGCCAGCAGACGCACACGTGCTACAGAAGACCATCCGCGTACCACAACCATCGGCACCTTTACTCAATGGAACAGTACCACACGCAAAGACAAACGGACACGATTGA